One stretch of Arachis duranensis cultivar V14167 chromosome 1, aradu.V14167.gnm2.J7QH, whole genome shotgun sequence DNA includes these proteins:
- the LOC107487539 gene encoding uncharacterized protein LOC107487539 produces MRTAVLFLTAFLLIAATPSPSQSLSFAPFFRFHRLLSLSRSLLHSVADLRATRGDVSGAQRARALAQKLDGGLGLGFWRMALGAAWDYAWNWRNLPLAPAELYGAVSDLNELMTGLSELTRLESSAERSAWVARNYQNVFTVSKSLSAKLLKAFSQSGVLREVVETVQKEVVEGGLIRDCLELGSKDFSSLIQLLKDSLLQFFPLSDRNPEL; encoded by the exons ATGAGAACCGCCGTTCTCTTCCTCACCGCTTTCCTTCTGATCGCAGCAACGCCCTCTCCCTCCCAATCCCTCTCCTTCGCTCCCTTCTTCCGCTTCCACCGCCTTCTCTCCCTCTCCAGGTCCCTACTCCACAGTGTCGCCGACCTCCGCGCCACTCGCGGCGACGTCTCCGGAGCCCAACGAGCCCGGGCACTAGCTCAGAAGCTTGACGGAGGGCTGGGCCTTGGGTTCTGGAGGATGGCGTTGGGTGCCGCATGGGACTACGCGTGGAATTGGAGGAACCTGCCCCTCGCGCCCGCGGAATTATATGGCGCCGTTTCGGACTTGAACGAGTTGATGACGGGACTCAGTGAGTTGACTCGCTTGGAATCGTCCGCCGAAAGGTCTGCCTGGGTTGCCCGAAATTACCAAAATGTATTCACCGTCTCTAAATCTCTCTCCGCCAAGCTGCTTAAAGCGTTTAGCCAATCG GGTGTGTTGAGAGAAGTGGTGGAGACGGTGCAAAAAGAGGTGGTGGAAGGTGGATTAATAAGAGATTGTCTTGAATTGGGTAGCAAGGATTTTAGTTCTTTGATTCAGCTTCTCAAGGATTCGCTCTTGCaattctttcctctttctgATCGAAATCCTGAGCTATAG